One stretch of Streptomyces sp. MMBL 11-1 DNA includes these proteins:
- a CDS encoding roadblock/LC7 domain-containing protein, whose protein sequence is MTAPNAAAPNPARHGSGELNWLLDELVQRVASIRKALVLSSDGLATGASADLTREDSEHLAAVASGFHSLAKGVGHHFDAGRVRQTVVELDEAFLFVTAAGDGSCLAVLADADSDVGQVAYEMTLMVKRVGAHLANAPRTTGLPAGG, encoded by the coding sequence ATGACCGCACCGAACGCCGCAGCACCCAACCCCGCACGCCACGGCTCGGGCGAACTGAACTGGCTGCTCGACGAACTCGTCCAGCGCGTCGCCAGCATCCGCAAGGCGCTGGTGCTCTCCAGCGACGGACTCGCCACCGGCGCGTCGGCGGACCTGACCCGAGAGGACAGCGAGCATCTCGCCGCCGTCGCCTCCGGGTTCCACAGCCTCGCCAAGGGCGTGGGCCACCACTTCGACGCGGGCAGGGTGCGCCAGACCGTCGTCGAACTGGACGAGGCGTTCCTCTTCGTCACGGCCGCCGGCGACGGAAGCTGTCTCGCGGTCCTGGCGGACGCCGACTCCGACGTGGGCCAGGTCGCGTACGAGATGACCCTGATGGTCAAGCGCGTGGGGGCCCATCTGGCCAACGCCCCACGGACGACCGGTCTGCCCGCCGGAGGGTGA
- a CDS encoding acetoacetate--CoA ligase: protein MTAATPDAPLWQPGPDRIEAAAVTRFQNWAAARYGAPAEGGYAALHRWSVDELDTFWQAVAEWFDIRFSTPYESVLGDRAMPGATWFPGATLNYAEHALRTAEDPSRADTPALLYVDETHTQAPVSWAELRRQVGALAAELRALGVTPGDRVSGYLPNIPQAVVAFLATAAVGGIWTSCAPDFGARSVLDRFQQIEPVVLFTVDGYRYGGKEHDRTETVAELRRELPTLRAVVHIPLLGTDAPEGALAWAALTSADTEPVFEQVPFEHPLWVLYSSGTTGLPKAIVQSQGGILLEHFKQIGLHCDLGPEDRFFWYTSTGWMMWNFLVSGLLTGTTVVLYDGSPGYPDVQAQWRVAEQTGATLFGTSAAYVMACRKAGIHPGRDFDLSRVQCVATTGSPLPPDGFRWLHDEVAEDLWIASVSGGTDVCSCFAGAVPTLPVHIGELQAPCLGTDLQSWDPAGKPLIGEVGELVVTNPLPSMPIRFWNDPDGSRYHDSYFDMYPGVWRHGDWITLTDRGSVIIHGRSDSTLNRQGVRMGSADIYEAVERLPEIRESLVIGLEEPDGGYWMPLFVHLADGATLDEDLRAAIKHTIRENLSPRHVPDEVIEVPAIPHTLTGKRIEVPVKRLLQGTELAKAVNPGSVDNLDLLHFYAELAARRRR, encoded by the coding sequence ATGACCGCAGCCACGCCCGACGCCCCGCTCTGGCAGCCCGGCCCCGACCGCATCGAGGCCGCGGCCGTCACCCGCTTCCAGAACTGGGCCGCGGCCCGGTACGGCGCCCCGGCCGAGGGCGGATACGCGGCCCTGCACCGCTGGTCCGTCGACGAACTCGACACCTTCTGGCAGGCCGTCGCCGAGTGGTTCGACATCCGCTTCTCCACGCCGTACGAGAGCGTCCTCGGCGACCGCGCGATGCCCGGCGCCACCTGGTTCCCCGGCGCCACCCTCAACTACGCCGAACACGCCCTGCGCACCGCCGAGGACCCCTCCCGCGCCGACACCCCCGCCCTGCTGTACGTCGACGAGACCCACACCCAGGCCCCCGTCAGCTGGGCCGAACTCCGCCGCCAGGTCGGCGCGCTCGCCGCCGAACTCCGCGCCCTCGGCGTCACCCCCGGCGACCGCGTCAGCGGCTACCTCCCCAACATTCCGCAGGCCGTCGTCGCCTTCCTCGCCACCGCGGCGGTCGGCGGCATCTGGACCTCCTGCGCCCCCGACTTCGGCGCCCGCAGCGTCCTCGACCGGTTCCAGCAGATCGAACCCGTCGTCCTGTTCACCGTCGACGGCTACCGCTACGGCGGCAAGGAACACGACCGCACCGAGACCGTCGCCGAACTGCGCCGCGAACTGCCCACCCTGCGCGCCGTCGTCCACATCCCGCTCCTGGGCACCGACGCCCCCGAAGGCGCACTCGCCTGGGCCGCCCTCACCTCCGCCGACACCGAGCCGGTCTTCGAACAGGTCCCCTTCGAGCACCCGCTCTGGGTCCTCTACTCCTCCGGCACCACCGGCCTGCCCAAGGCCATCGTCCAGTCCCAGGGCGGCATTCTGCTCGAACACTTCAAGCAGATCGGCCTGCACTGCGACCTCGGACCCGAGGACCGCTTCTTCTGGTACACCTCCACCGGCTGGATGATGTGGAACTTCCTCGTCTCCGGTCTCCTCACCGGCACCACCGTCGTCCTGTACGACGGCAGCCCCGGCTATCCGGACGTCCAAGCCCAATGGCGGGTCGCCGAACAGACCGGCGCCACCCTCTTCGGCACCTCCGCCGCGTACGTCATGGCCTGCCGCAAGGCCGGCATCCACCCCGGCCGCGACTTCGACCTCTCCCGCGTCCAGTGCGTCGCCACCACCGGCTCCCCGCTCCCGCCCGACGGCTTCCGCTGGCTCCACGACGAGGTGGCCGAAGACCTCTGGATCGCCTCCGTCAGCGGCGGCACCGACGTCTGCAGCTGCTTCGCCGGAGCTGTCCCCACCCTCCCCGTCCACATCGGCGAACTCCAGGCCCCCTGCCTCGGCACCGACCTCCAGTCCTGGGACCCGGCAGGCAAGCCCCTCATCGGCGAGGTCGGCGAACTCGTCGTCACCAACCCGCTCCCGTCCATGCCGATCCGCTTCTGGAACGACCCCGACGGCAGCCGCTACCACGACAGCTACTTCGACATGTACCCCGGAGTCTGGCGGCACGGGGACTGGATCACCCTCACCGACCGCGGCTCCGTGATCATCCACGGCCGCTCCGACTCCACCCTGAACCGCCAGGGCGTCCGCATGGGCTCCGCCGACATCTACGAGGCCGTCGAACGGCTCCCCGAGATCCGCGAATCCCTCGTCATCGGCCTCGAAGAACCCGACGGCGGCTACTGGATGCCGCTCTTCGTCCACCTCGCCGACGGCGCGACCCTCGATGAGGACCTGCGCGCGGCGATCAAGCACACCATCCGCGAGAACCTCTCCCCGCGCCACGTACCGGACGAGGTCATCGAGGTCCCCGCCATCCCGCACACCCTCACCGGCAAGCGCATCGAGGTCCCGGTCAAGCGCCTCCTCCAGGGAACCGAGCTGGCCAAGGCGGTCAACCCGGGCTCCGTCGACAACCTCGACCTCCTCCACTTCTACGCCGAACTGGCCGCTCGCCGACGCCGATAA
- a CDS encoding glycoside hydrolase family 31 protein, whose translation MDGRDLVRRVRLVGSVRGLRTVRSAWRRRSADAAALPARGAERARVPGALTGAEPGPGGGVVRFARSELRIRVSVGGAVFWAWDGAEPLPSYAVAGEAPAPDPRAVLEPDKDGGWQVVSERLTVVVSRAGAVELRTPGGLLLRRELPPRWWEPVGGGPVRWVQRSEVPADARFFGLGGRAGGPRLRDGVYGLWNTDPGGRFGPGDDPLYLTMPVQVVVSDAGTHLMFHDNSWAGRVVLREGEEGAGSGHDRPGACEVRMEGGPLRCWVVAGTPARVLQGWTALTGAPALPPSWALGPQHARWGFGSEVEVRRVVDGYRERGLPLSVLHLDIDHYDAHRVFTVDHERFPDLAALAKELREDGVRLVSIVDPAVKAEPGEAVFDGGAAVGERGAYVRDARGRVVVGEVWPGASVYPDFTDPLVRDWWGSLYEERLAQGFSGVWHDMNEPVSFAAFGDPSLPRSARHVLEGVGGDHREAHNVYALAMARAGYEGLLRFRPQERPFLFSRSGWAGMQRYGGTWSGDVSTGWPGLRASLSLVVGLGLCGVPYSGPDVGGFDGFPSPELYLRWFQLGAYLPLFRTHAAIRAGRREPWEFGPEVLEHARAALVERERLRPYFVTLSHLARLTGAPYVRPMWWGAPGDRALRECEDAFLLGDALLVAPVLEAGARRRAVRLPRGRWYDTATGRAYEGPGQVLVDAPLSRVPVLARAGAVIPVRGAGGGPELEVWAPAPGAAGGGLVVRDPGDGWAEAEVERYVTRWDGDRVVVERDGSEGGVDCPVRVRGARGRD comes from the coding sequence ATGGACGGTCGTGACCTGGTGCGTCGGGTGAGGTTGGTCGGTTCGGTGCGGGGTCTGCGCACGGTGCGTTCGGCGTGGCGGCGGCGGTCCGCGGACGCGGCGGCGCTGCCGGCGCGCGGGGCGGAGCGGGCCCGGGTCCCCGGTGCGCTGACGGGTGCGGAGCCGGGCCCGGGCGGGGGTGTGGTGCGGTTCGCCCGTTCGGAGCTGCGTATCCGTGTGTCGGTGGGCGGTGCGGTGTTCTGGGCGTGGGACGGGGCGGAGCCGCTGCCGTCGTACGCGGTGGCGGGTGAGGCGCCCGCGCCGGATCCGCGGGCGGTGCTGGAGCCGGACAAGGACGGCGGCTGGCAGGTGGTGTCGGAGCGGCTGACGGTGGTGGTGTCGCGGGCCGGGGCGGTGGAGCTGCGGACGCCGGGCGGGCTGCTGCTGCGGCGGGAGCTGCCGCCGCGCTGGTGGGAGCCGGTGGGCGGGGGGCCGGTGCGGTGGGTGCAGCGCTCGGAGGTACCGGCGGACGCGCGGTTCTTCGGGCTCGGGGGCCGGGCGGGCGGGCCCCGGTTGCGGGACGGGGTGTACGGGCTGTGGAACACCGATCCGGGCGGGCGTTTCGGTCCGGGGGACGATCCGCTGTATCTGACGATGCCGGTGCAGGTGGTGGTGTCGGACGCGGGGACGCATCTGATGTTCCACGACAACAGCTGGGCGGGACGGGTGGTGCTGCGGGAGGGCGAGGAGGGCGCCGGTTCGGGGCATGACCGGCCGGGCGCCTGCGAGGTGCGGATGGAGGGCGGGCCGCTGCGCTGCTGGGTGGTGGCGGGGACGCCGGCCCGGGTGCTCCAGGGCTGGACGGCGTTGACGGGTGCGCCGGCGCTGCCGCCGTCCTGGGCTCTGGGGCCGCAGCATGCCCGGTGGGGGTTCGGCAGCGAGGTGGAGGTGCGGCGGGTCGTCGACGGGTACCGGGAGCGGGGGCTGCCGCTGTCGGTGCTGCATCTGGACATCGACCACTATGACGCGCACCGGGTGTTCACGGTGGACCATGAGCGGTTCCCCGATCTGGCCGCGCTGGCGAAGGAGTTGCGCGAGGACGGGGTGCGGCTGGTGTCGATCGTGGATCCGGCGGTGAAGGCGGAGCCGGGCGAGGCGGTGTTCGACGGGGGCGCGGCGGTCGGGGAGCGGGGGGCGTACGTCCGGGACGCGCGGGGGCGGGTGGTGGTCGGGGAGGTGTGGCCGGGGGCCTCTGTCTATCCGGACTTCACTGATCCACTTGTGCGGGATTGGTGGGGATCTCTGTACGAGGAACGGCTTGCGCAGGGCTTCTCGGGGGTCTGGCACGACATGAACGAGCCGGTGTCGTTCGCGGCGTTCGGGGATCCGTCGCTGCCGCGCTCGGCCCGGCATGTGCTGGAGGGCGTCGGCGGTGATCATCGAGAGGCGCACAACGTGTACGCGCTGGCGATGGCACGGGCGGGCTATGAGGGGCTGCTCCGGTTCCGTCCGCAGGAGCGGCCGTTCCTTTTCTCACGGTCGGGCTGGGCGGGGATGCAGAGGTACGGGGGCACCTGGTCCGGTGATGTGTCGACGGGGTGGCCGGGGCTGCGGGCATCGTTGTCGCTGGTGGTGGGGCTCGGGCTGTGCGGGGTGCCGTATTCGGGTCCGGATGTGGGCGGGTTCGACGGGTTCCCGTCGCCGGAGCTGTATCTGCGGTGGTTCCAGTTGGGGGCGTATCTGCCGTTGTTCCGGACCCATGCGGCGATCCGCGCGGGGCGGCGGGAGCCGTGGGAGTTCGGTCCCGAGGTGCTGGAGCACGCGCGGGCGGCGCTGGTGGAGCGGGAGCGGCTGCGCCCGTACTTCGTGACGCTGTCGCACCTGGCTCGGCTGACCGGTGCGCCCTATGTGCGGCCGATGTGGTGGGGTGCGCCGGGCGACCGGGCGTTGCGGGAGTGTGAGGACGCGTTCCTGCTGGGCGACGCGCTGCTGGTGGCTCCGGTGCTGGAGGCCGGGGCGCGGCGGCGGGCGGTGCGGCTGCCCCGGGGGCGGTGGTACGACACGGCGACGGGGCGGGCGTACGAAGGACCGGGCCAGGTCCTGGTCGACGCTCCGCTGTCGCGGGTGCCGGTGCTGGCGAGGGCGGGCGCGGTGATTCCGGTGCGGGGTGCGGGCGGCGGACCGGAGCTGGAGGTGTGGGCGCCCGCGCCGGGGGCTGCCGGCGGCGGGCTGGTGGTGCGGGACCCGGGCGACGGGTGGGCGGAGGCGGAGGTCGAGCGGTATGTGACGCGGTGGGATGGCGACCGTGTGGTGGTGGAGCGGGACGGCTCGGAGGGCGGGGTCGACTGCCCGGTGCGGGTGCGGGGGGCGCGGGGGCGGGATTAG
- a CDS encoding DUF742 domain-containing protein, translating into MSADSPRGTGPGSTDGSTDPQVSRWYDADAGPVVRPYAMTRGRTSSASRHRLDLIALVVPEPAADDPGRDQTLAPEHVAIVELCSDRPQSIAELAAELDLPVGVVRVLVGDLVEDELVHVTRPVPPAELPDVNILREVIHGLRAL; encoded by the coding sequence ATGAGCGCCGACTCCCCCCGGGGCACCGGCCCCGGATCCACGGACGGGTCGACGGACCCCCAGGTCTCGCGGTGGTACGACGCGGATGCGGGACCGGTGGTCCGCCCGTACGCGATGACCCGCGGGCGCACCAGCAGCGCCTCCCGTCACCGCCTCGACCTGATCGCGCTCGTCGTGCCGGAACCGGCCGCCGACGATCCCGGCCGGGACCAGACGCTCGCCCCCGAACATGTGGCGATCGTCGAACTCTGCAGCGACAGGCCCCAGTCGATTGCCGAGCTCGCCGCCGAACTCGACCTCCCCGTAGGGGTGGTACGGGTCCTGGTCGGCGACCTCGTCGAGGACGAGCTGGTGCACGTCACCCGTCCCGTTCCGCCGGCCGAGCTGCCGGACGTGAACATTCTTCGCGAGGTTATCCATGGCCTTCGGGCGCTCTAG
- a CDS encoding DUF962 domain-containing protein translates to MPQQTFDTYEEFWPYYVAMHSRAATRWVHLTGTLTGLAISAYGLARGRKRCLAALPLIGYGTAWPAHFLIEKNNPATFGHPVWSLRGDARMIRTMLAGRDAELAETAAKWLAEHGGGERGKAEPRGAEDGGAEDGRG, encoded by the coding sequence ATGCCACAGCAGACGTTCGATACGTACGAGGAATTCTGGCCGTACTACGTCGCGATGCACTCCCGTGCCGCCACCCGTTGGGTCCATCTGACCGGCACCCTGACCGGGCTCGCGATCTCCGCATACGGGCTCGCGCGGGGCCGGAAACGCTGTCTGGCGGCCCTGCCGCTGATCGGGTACGGGACGGCGTGGCCCGCGCACTTCCTGATCGAGAAGAACAACCCGGCCACGTTCGGACATCCGGTGTGGTCGCTGCGCGGGGACGCGCGGATGATCCGGACGATGCTCGCGGGCCGGGACGCGGAGCTGGCGGAGACCGCGGCGAAGTGGCTGGCGGAGCACGGCGGGGGTGAGCGCGGCAAGGCTGAGCCGCGCGGAGCGGAGGACGGCGGAGCGGAGGACGGTCGTGGCTGA
- a CDS encoding NUDIX domain-containing protein, translated as MSEPGNSPSPSAPQPPRYVRDSHCATCGAPYPAIPSAGTWPRTCAHCGTTVYRNPLPVAVALLPVTGPRSTGLVVITRTIEPQKGGTALPGGFIDHAEDWRAAVVRELREETGIEAAAEDVRLADTLSDTAGHLLVFGLLPARPLASLPPSVPTAETSGYDILYSPRPLAFPLHTEAADAWFACRKG; from the coding sequence GTGTCCGAACCAGGCAACAGCCCATCCCCGTCCGCCCCGCAACCGCCCCGGTACGTACGGGACTCCCACTGCGCCACCTGCGGAGCCCCGTACCCCGCGATCCCGTCCGCCGGCACCTGGCCACGCACCTGCGCACACTGCGGAACCACCGTCTACCGCAACCCGCTCCCCGTCGCGGTGGCCCTGCTCCCCGTCACCGGCCCGCGCTCCACCGGACTCGTCGTCATCACCCGCACCATCGAGCCGCAGAAGGGCGGTACGGCCCTGCCCGGCGGGTTCATCGACCACGCCGAGGACTGGCGCGCGGCGGTCGTCCGGGAACTGCGCGAGGAGACCGGCATCGAGGCCGCCGCCGAGGATGTCCGCCTCGCCGACACCCTCAGCGACACCGCCGGCCACCTCCTGGTCTTCGGCCTCCTCCCGGCGCGCCCCCTCGCGAGCCTCCCGCCCTCGGTCCCCACCGCCGAAACGTCCGGCTACGACATCCTGTACAGCCCGCGCCCGCTGGCGTTCCCGCTGCACACGGAGGCGGCCGACGCCTGGTTCGCCTGCCGTAAAGGCTGA
- a CDS encoding GTP-binding protein: MAFGRSSRRKQRHVEPVTLKILVAGGFGVGKTTAVGAVSEIRPLRTEERLSEAGRPVDDLEGVESKTTTTVAMDFGRITLREDLVLYLFGTPGQDRFWFLWDELAQGSLGAVVLADTRRLEDCFAAVDYFERRRIPFTVAVNTFEDAERFPTETVQAALDLDPEVPVLVCDARDRASVRDVLVAVVEHALERAARAREPVAT, encoded by the coding sequence ATGGCCTTCGGGCGCTCTAGCCGCCGAAAGCAGCGGCACGTCGAGCCCGTCACCCTCAAGATCCTGGTGGCGGGCGGGTTCGGCGTCGGCAAGACGACCGCGGTCGGCGCGGTCAGCGAGATCCGGCCGCTGCGCACCGAGGAGCGCCTCAGCGAGGCGGGCCGTCCGGTGGACGACCTGGAAGGGGTCGAGTCCAAGACCACCACCACGGTCGCGATGGACTTCGGCCGGATCACGCTGCGGGAGGACCTGGTCCTCTACCTGTTCGGCACGCCGGGCCAGGACCGCTTCTGGTTCCTGTGGGACGAGCTGGCCCAGGGCTCCCTGGGCGCGGTCGTCCTCGCCGACACCCGGCGTCTGGAGGACTGCTTCGCCGCGGTCGACTACTTCGAGCGCAGGCGGATCCCGTTCACGGTCGCGGTCAACACCTTCGAGGACGCCGAGCGGTTCCCGACGGAGACCGTGCAGGCCGCCCTCGACCTCGACCCGGAGGTCCCGGTGCTCGTCTGCGACGCGCGGGACCGGGCCTCCGTGCGCGACGTCCTCGTCGCGGTCGTGGAGCATGCCCTGGAGCGCGCGGCACGGGCCCGCGAACCCGTCGCCACCTGA
- a CDS encoding M15 family metallopeptidase yields the protein MRTALRALAVTAATLLAVTALSPAAQARPEPKAPEEFVALRSVDPTIIQEMRYTTPHTFLGERVDGYRQPVCVLTRPAARALHLAQERLLRQGYSLKVYDCYRPQRAVDHFVRWAKDLDDQSMKEEFYPRVDKDRLFEDGYIAEKSGHSRGSTVDLTLVRLPALPTRPYRPGERLTPCFAPQGERFPDNSVDMGTGYDCFDTLSHTDDPRIQGPQRANRQLLKRTLTEVGFVNLPEEWWHFTFRPEPFPDTYFDFPVHRRAVAGH from the coding sequence ATGCGTACCGCTCTGCGTGCCCTGGCCGTCACGGCCGCCACCCTCCTCGCCGTCACCGCGCTCTCCCCCGCGGCACAGGCGCGCCCCGAACCGAAAGCTCCCGAGGAGTTCGTGGCGCTGCGCTCGGTGGACCCGACGATCATCCAGGAGATGCGTTACACCACACCGCACACCTTCCTGGGCGAGCGGGTGGACGGATACCGGCAGCCGGTCTGCGTCCTGACCCGGCCCGCCGCCCGCGCCCTGCACCTGGCGCAGGAACGGCTGTTGCGCCAGGGGTACTCGCTGAAGGTGTACGACTGCTACCGGCCGCAGCGGGCGGTGGACCACTTCGTGCGGTGGGCGAAGGACCTCGACGACCAGTCCATGAAGGAGGAGTTCTATCCGCGCGTCGACAAGGACCGGCTGTTCGAGGACGGCTACATCGCGGAGAAGTCCGGGCACAGCCGGGGCAGTACGGTGGACCTGACCCTGGTCCGCCTCCCCGCCCTGCCCACCAGGCCGTACCGTCCGGGCGAGCGGCTGACCCCCTGCTTCGCGCCGCAGGGCGAGCGGTTCCCCGACAACTCGGTGGACATGGGCACGGGTTACGACTGCTTCGACACCCTGTCGCACACGGACGATCCCCGGATCCAGGGGCCTCAGCGCGCCAACCGGCAGCTCCTGAAGCGGACGCTGACCGAGGTGGGGTTCGTGAATCTGCCGGAGGAGTGGTGGCACTTCACGTTCAGGCCCGAGCCGTTCCCGGACACCTACTTCGACTTCCCGGTGCACCGCAGGGCGGTCGCCGGGCACTGA